DNA from Microbacterium sp. SORGH_AS_0969:
GTTGACCGCGCCGCCGAAGATCGAGAAGCTCGGCCATGCCGCGACGTGCAGTTGCTCGTCCTGCGAGAACATCGCGTACTTGGTCAACGGCTGCAGGTGCTCCCAGCAGTTGAGCGATCCGACGCGACCGACCGGGGTGTCGACCACCACGACGTCGGAGCCGTCGCCGTCGCCGAACTGCGTACGTTCGACGTGCGTCGGCTTGAGCTTGCGGCGCGTGCTGAGTGTGCGTCCGTCGGCTCCGATCACCGCCTGCCCCATGTACAGCGAACCGCCCGCGCGCTCGCTGAAGCCGAACGCGAGAGAGATGCCGATCGAACGGGCGATGCCCTCGAGCCGCTGCCACTCCGGGCTGCCGATCTCGATCGAGTTGGCCGCGTAGGGAACGACGAACTGCGACTGCCAGGCGACCGAATCCAGCCACAGGAACCACGGGTAGCCGGGGATCCACACCTCCGGGAACGCGACGATCTCGGCCCCGCCGTGAGAGGCGTCGCGTGCGTAGGACTCCAGCTTGTCGATACCTCCGTCGACGTCATTCCAGACGGGTTCGGCCTGGACGGCGGCGGCGCGGAAGCTCTTGCGATAGTCGGGCATAGCGGCTCCTTCGGGTGAGCGGGGTCGGATGCCCCGCGGTGCCCACACGCTAGGAGCGCGCGGCGTTCGCGCCCCCGACCTCACGCGCACGTCGACCGGCGTTACGCGCACCGGTCAGCGGATGCTCGGGCGACATCCGGCGATCCGCGCACGATGTCCGGCGACGGCGCAAACCGGTGCCCGCGGCGACAGCGGGAGGCGTAGCATCCCCGCATGTCGCCTGTGGCCGTCTCCTCCGTCACGGAGTGGACGCGCGCGTGCAGTGGAGCGTTCGTTCCCTTGCGGGTGCACACGGCGGCATCCGCGTTCCGCGCCAGCCTCTCGCAGGTCCGGCTCGGACCCGCGGTGACGGTCACGCGAGTGGTGAGCGAGGCATCGACCGTGTTTCGCGACGTCGATCTCATTCGACGCCAACCGCGTGACGACGTCCTCATCTCTCTGCACCGCCGCGGGCGCGGATCGATCCGCCAGCATGAGCGCACGGCCGTCCTCGGGAGCGGTTCGGCGGTGATGTACGACGCCGCCTCCCCCTACGTGCTGGCGTTCCCGGGAACGATGAGCGAGGTCGTGCTGCAGCTCCCCCGCCGCACACTCACGAGCACCGGACACACGTTCGCCGGGCTCACGGCGGTGGAGCTGCCGGACTCGGCGCAACTTCGCTCGCTGACGATGCTTGCGGCGTCCGTCGATCGGCCCGGGGGCGACGAAGCGGAGGCCATCGGCGAGGCACTCGTCGGCCTCCTCCGCGCGGTCGTCCGCGGCCGCGATGACGGTTCGCCGGCCGCGGACCCCCGGCTTCTCGCTGAGGGGATCCGACTCTGGATCGACGAGAACGCCGCCGACCCCGATCTCACCCCCGAACGGGTCGCCGCCCACTTCCACATCGCCGTGCGCACCCTGCAGAAGCTGTTCGCCGCGGACGGTGAATCACCGGCGGCGTTCATCCGCAACTGCCGGCTGCGCCACAGCCGGCGGCTGCTGGTCGGCGGCGCGAGCGTGAACGAGGCTGCGCGCCGCAGCGGCTTCCTCGACATCGACAGCTTCACCCGCGCGTTCAAGCGCGAGTTCGCGCAGACGCCGTCGTCGGTGCGCAGCACTGCCCCGTGACGGCGGCGCCACGGGGTCGAGTCTCGTCGTGAGCGCGACTCCTCCGCGCATCAGGTCGACGCGCTGACTCTCCCTCACGCCGGCTCCCCCTCCGCCGCAGCCCCGACCCGACCCGACCCGATCCGACCCGACCCGGCCGACCCCGCTGACTTGCGCCATATGCGCGGCCGGGAGGCCTCGCAGCGGACATACGGCGCAACTCACCGCCTCGCGCGGCACGACCCCGGGCCCTCGTGGGGCGCCGGGGCCGTGGCATCCGCTGTCTTACGCGTACGGGTTGGCCGTCAGCGTGTACTTCGTCTGCAGGTACTCGTGGATGCCCTCGTCGCCGCCCTCGCGGCCGAGGCCGGACTGCTTCCAGCCGCCGAAGGGGGCCGCGGCGTTGGAGACGACGCCGACGTTGAGGCCCATCATCCCGGTCTCGAGCTTGTCGATCATGCGCTGACCGCGCGCGAGCGACTCGGTGAAGACGTACGAGACGAGTCCGTACTCGGTGTCGTTGGCGAGGCGCACGGCGTCGTCCTCGTCGTCGAAGGGGACGATCGCGAGCACGGGTCCGAAGATCTCCTCACGGAGGATGTCGCTGCCCGGCTGCACGTCGGACACGACGGTCGGCTCGAAGAACGTGCCCGGGCCGTCGATGGGCGACCCGCCCGTGGTGACCGTGGCGCCGCGCTCGACGGCATCCCCCACGAGGGTCTTGGCCTTGTCGACCGCGCGGTCGTCGATCAGCGGGCCGATCTGCACGCCCTCCTCGGTGCCGCGGCCGATCCTCATGCCCTGCACGCGCTCGGTGACGCGGCGGGTGAACTCCTCGACGACGCTGCGCTGCACGATGAAGCGGTTGGCCGCGGTGCACGCCTGGCCGATGTTGCGGAACTTCGCGAGCATCGCACCGTCGACCGCCTTGTCGAGGTCG
Protein-coding regions in this window:
- a CDS encoding helix-turn-helix domain-containing protein — protein: MSPVAVSSVTEWTRACSGAFVPLRVHTAASAFRASLSQVRLGPAVTVTRVVSEASTVFRDVDLIRRQPRDDVLISLHRRGRGSIRQHERTAVLGSGSAVMYDAASPYVLAFPGTMSEVVLQLPRRTLTSTGHTFAGLTAVELPDSAQLRSLTMLAASVDRPGGDEAEAIGEALVGLLRAVVRGRDDGSPAADPRLLAEGIRLWIDENAADPDLTPERVAAHFHIAVRTLQKLFAADGESPAAFIRNCRLRHSRRLLVGGASVNEAARRSGFLDIDSFTRAFKREFAQTPSSVRSTAP
- a CDS encoding carbon-nitrogen hydrolase family protein — protein: MPDYRKSFRAAAVQAEPVWNDVDGGIDKLESYARDASHGGAEIVAFPEVWIPGYPWFLWLDSVAWQSQFVVPYAANSIEIGSPEWQRLEGIARSIGISLAFGFSERAGGSLYMGQAVIGADGRTLSTRRKLKPTHVERTQFGDGDGSDVVVVDTPVGRVGSLNCWEHLQPLTKYAMFSQDEQLHVAAWPSFSIFGGAVNALGPEVNVGASRQYAVEGQTFVLAPCATVGPAAQELFADSEAKRAMLPLGGGYARIFGPDGSSLADPLAPDEEGILFADIDYSAILAAKNAADPVGHYSRPDVFTLHHRDTGRLPKVTASGADVPPVAVVEADELVAADTAR